The Kitasatospora setae KM-6054 genome contains a region encoding:
- a CDS encoding exosortase/archaeosortase family protein, whose translation MRPRPSVGPARPLAPLLRVLAVIAATLALGHWAAGPVTRAEAAATAAVARWCGLDMVRQLPGTDLVHGFHGHQPFFIRISPSCSALTVAAACAGVSLLILGGTWHRRLTGAAVAVAVFGAANLARLVAVLWVGQGYGIPAMVGFHDWGGTLWSYLMLLVAVLLMVALRIRREPPSPSGPASGSAGGSAGGLL comes from the coding sequence GTGAGGCCCCGCCCGTCGGTCGGCCCGGCCCGGCCGCTCGCCCCGCTGCTGCGGGTCCTCGCCGTGATCGCCGCGACCCTCGCCCTCGGCCACTGGGCCGCCGGGCCGGTCACCCGGGCCGAGGCCGCCGCGACCGCGGCGGTCGCCCGCTGGTGCGGACTCGACATGGTCCGCCAGCTGCCCGGCACCGACCTGGTGCACGGCTTCCACGGCCACCAGCCGTTCTTCATCCGGATCAGCCCGTCCTGCTCCGCGCTCACCGTCGCCGCCGCCTGCGCGGGCGTCTCGCTGCTGATCCTCGGCGGGACGTGGCACCGCCGGCTGACCGGGGCGGCCGTCGCCGTCGCGGTGTTCGGCGCGGCGAACCTGGCCCGGCTGGTCGCGGTGCTGTGGGTCGGGCAGGGCTACGGCATCCCGGCGATGGTCGGGTTCCACGACTGGGGCGGGACGCTCTGGTCGTACCTGATGCTGCTGGTCGCGGTGCTGCTGATGGTCGCGCTGCGGATCCGGCGCGAACCGCCCTCGCCATCGGGGCCCGCGAGCGGGTCCGCGGGCGGGTCCGCGGGCGGGTTGCTGTGA
- a CDS encoding glycosyltransferase: protein MKRLRRLLRLPFRRLPLRWLLPAVAVIGLLCRRPVWAHHALAGFLAGVFGLYLLRHLVLLAGALHARPEPPRPAGELPSVTVLVPCHDEAKVIDGLVRALAALDYPADRLDVVLVDDRSADDTGERLERAALGRPNWRVLRRSPDAVGGKSAALNEALELVRGEITVVLDADHQPEPGCLRALVRVFDDPGTAAAQGRCVVRNPGDGLIARLVAIDYLCGYLVNMAGRRSAFGLPAYGGANCAVRTPVLRELGGWNTDSVTEDTDLTLRVWLSGRRVGYAEDAVDTELAVTTLRGYWRQRYRWARGHQQVCADYRGALLRSRHLGVLGKAEALLFLYLYHVPVLCAVALLLAGAEASWPGAALTVPLWPVAPLMLAGPVLEIGGGLVRAGTRRREVLYLLLFPALFVLSMLLCTRALIDRRIGSAYSWVKTERTATAPNAAIGARP from the coding sequence GTGAAGCGGCTCCGGCGGCTGCTCCGGCTGCCGTTCCGGCGGCTGCCGCTCCGGTGGCTGCTCCCGGCGGTCGCGGTGATCGGGCTGCTGTGCCGGCGCCCGGTCTGGGCGCACCACGCGCTGGCCGGGTTCCTGGCCGGGGTGTTCGGCCTCTACCTGCTGCGGCACCTGGTGCTGCTCGCCGGGGCGCTGCACGCGCGCCCCGAACCGCCGCGCCCCGCAGGGGAGTTGCCGAGCGTGACGGTGCTGGTGCCGTGCCACGACGAGGCGAAGGTCATCGACGGGCTGGTCCGGGCACTGGCCGCGCTCGACTACCCCGCCGACCGGCTGGACGTCGTCCTGGTCGACGACCGCTCCGCCGACGACACCGGCGAGCGGCTGGAGCGCGCGGCCCTGGGCCGCCCGAACTGGCGGGTGCTGCGCCGGAGCCCGGACGCGGTGGGCGGGAAGTCGGCCGCGCTGAACGAGGCGCTGGAACTCGTCCGCGGGGAGATCACCGTCGTCCTCGACGCCGACCACCAGCCCGAACCCGGCTGCCTGCGCGCCCTCGTCCGGGTCTTCGACGACCCCGGCACGGCCGCCGCGCAGGGCCGCTGCGTGGTGCGCAACCCCGGTGACGGCCTGATCGCCCGGCTGGTCGCGATCGACTACCTGTGCGGCTACCTGGTCAACATGGCCGGCCGGCGCAGCGCCTTCGGCCTCCCCGCGTACGGCGGCGCGAACTGCGCGGTGCGCACCCCGGTGCTGCGCGAACTCGGCGGCTGGAACACCGACTCCGTCACCGAGGACACCGACCTGACGCTGCGGGTCTGGCTCTCCGGCCGCCGGGTCGGCTACGCCGAGGACGCCGTCGACACCGAACTCGCCGTCACCACGCTGCGCGGCTACTGGCGCCAGCGCTACCGCTGGGCGCGCGGCCACCAGCAGGTCTGCGCCGACTACCGGGGCGCGCTGCTGCGCTCCCGGCACCTGGGCGTGCTCGGCAAGGCGGAGGCGCTGCTGTTCCTGTACCTGTACCACGTGCCGGTGCTGTGCGCGGTGGCGCTGCTGCTGGCCGGCGCCGAGGCGTCCTGGCCCGGGGCGGCGCTCACCGTGCCGCTGTGGCCGGTCGCGCCGCTGATGCTGGCCGGGCCGGTGCTGGAGATCGGCGGCGGGCTGGTCCGGGCCGGGACGCGGCGGCGCGAGGTGCTGTACCTGCTGCTGTTCCCCGCGCTGTTCGTCCTCTCCATGCTGCTGTGCACCCGCGCCCTGATCGACCGGCGGATCGGCTCCGCGTACTCCTGGGTGAAGACCGAGCGCACCGCCACGGCCCCCAACGCGGCGATCGGAGCCCGCCCGTGA
- a CDS encoding HAD family hydrolase, translating to MSARTRCRGVLLDLDDTLYPQAAFLAAAWDAVAAAAPADLRAPLRAALARVCARGSDRGRIVDRALEQLGLPGDELAAELVEAFRAFRPVRLDPYPGVADRLARLAETVPLVLLTDGNPAQQRAKLAATGLAPLLPLVVCTDELPGGRAARKPAPDGFRRALALLGRDPGGELAPGEVLMVGDRPDKDVAGAARLGIPVIRVRQGEYRERPDEGSEFASVASVAEALDLVLEAV from the coding sequence GTGAGCGCCCGGACCCGCTGCCGGGGCGTGCTGCTCGACCTCGACGACACGCTCTACCCGCAGGCCGCCTTCCTCGCCGCCGCCTGGGACGCGGTCGCCGCCGCCGCGCCCGCCGACCTGCGGGCCCCGCTGCGGGCCGCGCTGGCGCGGGTCTGCGCGCGGGGCAGCGACCGGGGGCGGATCGTCGACCGGGCGCTGGAGCAACTCGGCCTCCCGGGAGACGAGTTGGCGGCAGAGCTGGTGGAGGCGTTCCGGGCGTTCCGGCCGGTGCGGCTCGACCCCTACCCCGGCGTCGCCGACCGGCTGGCCCGGCTCGCCGAGACCGTCCCGCTGGTGCTGCTCACCGACGGCAACCCCGCCCAGCAGCGCGCCAAACTCGCCGCGACCGGCCTCGCGCCGCTGCTGCCCCTGGTCGTCTGCACCGACGAGCTGCCCGGCGGCCGGGCCGCCCGCAAACCCGCCCCCGACGGCTTCCGGCGGGCGCTCGCCCTGCTCGGCCGCGACCCCGGCGGGGAACTGGCCCCCGGTGAGGTGCTGATGGTCGGCGACCGGCCGGACAAGGACGTGGCCGGCGCGGCCCGGCTGGGCATCCCGGTGATCCGGGTCCGGCAGGGCGAGTACCGCGAACGGCCGGACGAGGGGAGCGAGTTCGCCTCGGTGGCGAGCGTCGCGGAGGCGCTCGACCTGGTCCTGGAGGCGGTGTGA
- a CDS encoding PIG-L deacetylase family protein codes for MRILAIGSHPDDIELGCGATLLKAREQGARLALLVLTDGRLGPGDPHLRDREQQAAARQLGARLYRGGFRDGELAHDAALTRRIEDVLAEFRPDLVLTHAPADSHQDHRAAARATVAAARTHPHLLHYEGPTTLDFQPTVYSDVTGHVPGKLALLRHHLSQVVGSRRVDLDALAAQARFRGFQGRLEDAEAFTATRSLLSLGVPAAALPRQVTA; via the coding sequence ATGCGGATCCTGGCGATCGGCTCGCACCCCGACGACATCGAACTCGGCTGCGGCGCCACCCTGTTGAAGGCCCGCGAGCAGGGCGCGCGGCTCGCCCTGCTGGTGCTCACCGACGGACGGCTCGGCCCCGGCGACCCCCACCTGCGCGACCGCGAACAGCAAGCCGCCGCGCGGCAGTTGGGCGCACGACTGTACCGGGGCGGTTTCCGCGACGGCGAGTTGGCGCACGACGCCGCGCTCACCCGCCGGATCGAGGACGTGCTCGCCGAGTTCCGGCCCGACCTCGTCCTCACCCACGCCCCCGCCGACTCGCACCAGGACCACCGCGCGGCCGCCCGGGCCACCGTCGCCGCCGCCCGCACCCACCCCCACCTGCTGCACTACGAAGGCCCCACCACCTTGGACTTCCAACCCACCGTCTACAGCGACGTCACCGGCCACGTGCCCGGCAAACTCGCCCTGCTGCGCCACCACCTCTCCCAGGTGGTCGGCTCCCGCCGGGTCGACCTCGACGCGCTCGCCGCCCAGGCCCGCTTCCGCGGCTTCCAGGGCCGACTGGAGGACGCCGAGGCGTTCACCGCCACCCGCAGCCTGCTCAGCCTCGGCGTCCCCGCCGCCGCCCTGCCCCGGCAGGTGACGGCGTGA
- the wecB gene encoding non-hydrolyzing UDP-N-acetylglucosamine 2-epimerase gives MNAAPRRTPAGTTRPGRAPQLTVFAGTRPEIVKLAPVVHALRAAGADVRVVATGQHHDRRMAGAFFADLGVPPDAAWELAGDEAARTGGLLAHALAHFAAGLRPDLAIVQGDTWTVPLVALAARRHGVPVAHVEAGLRSRNPLSPEESNRTVAAGLATLHFAPTDGARDNLLREGVPADAVHVVGNTVLDVLRTSGVAAVTVARRRGVLVTAHRPGTVDTPERLAALVATVRALAEAHGPVVFPLHPRTADRLAAHGLRTALEHPGIDLLEPQPHRRMLELTASSALVATDSGGLQEEAGWFGVPAVVLRESTPRPEGVALGQAVLTGLDPDRALAAARRLLDPAEQHRIAALRCPYGDGRTGERIARLVLDAHRADRLALREPGAA, from the coding sequence ATGAACGCCGCACCTCGGCGGACCCCGGCCGGGACCACCCGTCCCGGCCGGGCCCCGCAGCTCACCGTCTTCGCCGGCACCCGCCCCGAGATCGTCAAACTCGCCCCCGTCGTGCACGCCCTGCGCGCCGCCGGGGCGGACGTCCGGGTCGTCGCCACCGGCCAGCACCACGACCGGCGGATGGCCGGCGCCTTCTTCGCCGACCTCGGCGTCCCGCCGGACGCCGCCTGGGAGCTCGCCGGCGACGAGGCCGCCCGCACCGGCGGCCTGCTCGCCCACGCGCTCGCGCACTTCGCCGCGGGGCTGCGGCCCGACCTGGCGATCGTCCAGGGCGACACCTGGACGGTGCCGCTGGTCGCCCTCGCCGCCCGCCGGCACGGCGTCCCCGTCGCCCACGTCGAGGCCGGGCTGCGCTCGCGCAACCCGCTCTCGCCCGAGGAGAGCAACCGCACCGTCGCCGCCGGCCTCGCCACCCTGCACTTCGCCCCCACCGACGGCGCCCGCGACAACCTGCTGCGCGAGGGCGTCCCCGCCGACGCCGTGCACGTGGTCGGCAACACCGTCCTCGACGTGCTGCGCACCTCCGGCGTGGCCGCCGTGACGGTCGCCCGGCGGCGCGGCGTCCTGGTCACCGCGCACCGGCCCGGCACCGTCGACACGCCCGAGCGGCTGGCCGCCCTGGTGGCCACCGTCCGGGCGCTGGCGGAGGCCCACGGCCCGGTGGTGTTCCCGCTGCACCCGCGCACCGCCGACCGGCTGGCCGCACACGGCCTGCGCACCGCCCTGGAACACCCGGGAATCGACCTGCTGGAACCCCAACCGCACCGGCGGATGCTGGAGTTGACCGCCTCCTCGGCCCTGGTCGCCACCGACTCCGGCGGACTCCAGGAAGAGGCCGGCTGGTTCGGCGTCCCCGCCGTGGTGCTCCGCGAGAGCACCCCGCGCCCCGAAGGCGTCGCCCTCGGCCAGGCCGTGCTCACCGGCCTCGACCCGGACCGCGCGCTGGCCGCCGCCCGCCGACTGCTCGACCCCGCCGAACAGCACCGGATCGCCGCGCTCCGCTGCCCCTACGGAGACGGCCGCACCGGCGAACGGATCGCCCGACTCGTCCTCGACGCGCACCGGGCCGACCGGCTCGCACTGCGCGAACCCGGAGCGGCCTGA
- a CDS encoding purple acid phosphatase family protein, with product MDLPGFRVSRRRADEMTIAEQYEYWQDVRKGLSRRSVLRAGVFGAAAVAAGPMLLSRAAYADTPGSAVLPFGRHLAFGNDPATQMRVGWQLPSAVANPVLRVGTSPTDLSQTVQAEIRNLRSDYGTGAPLEQYYGHAALDRLAPDTTYYYAVGHEGLEAASGPVNSFTTGPAAGGSGRKPFTFTAMGDQGASAQAALENAQITAQNPAFHLLAGDICYADPNGQGKLTDSYNPSVWDSYLKQIEPVAQSVPWMVATGNHDMEAWYSPNGYGGHAKRLDLPTSGPAECPSVYAFTYGNVAVLSLDANDVSYEIKANQGYSGGAQTTWLEKTLADLRATPAIDFIIVFFHHCAYSVTTSHVSDGGVREKWTPLFDKYDVDLVINGHNHMYERTDPIRGGKPTRGAAVGDTVSPVSDGTTYIVAGGGGAGLYSLPSNGPESYAGNVKDVSGVAGGYFGAGGKVTEAVDWSRVRYRGHNLLAVDVKPAAPGGTATLTVRGISVEGAKAGTEIDRITLARTAATVDTPAFGSGALLAGAALAAGAGYAGYAGWQKHRSGLDVPVA from the coding sequence GTGGACCTTCCCGGCTTCCGGGTGTCGCGCCGCCGGGCCGACGAGATGACCATCGCCGAGCAGTACGAGTACTGGCAGGACGTCCGCAAGGGCCTGTCCCGGCGCAGCGTGCTGCGGGCCGGCGTGTTCGGGGCCGCGGCCGTCGCCGCCGGACCGATGCTGCTCAGCCGCGCCGCGTACGCCGACACGCCCGGCTCGGCCGTGCTGCCGTTCGGCCGGCACCTCGCGTTCGGCAACGACCCGGCCACCCAGATGCGGGTCGGCTGGCAGCTGCCGTCCGCCGTCGCCAACCCCGTGCTGCGGGTGGGCACTTCGCCGACCGACCTGAGCCAGACCGTGCAGGCCGAGATCCGCAACCTGCGCAGCGACTACGGCACCGGGGCGCCGCTGGAGCAGTACTACGGGCACGCCGCGCTCGACCGGCTCGCCCCCGACACCACCTACTACTACGCGGTGGGCCACGAGGGCCTGGAGGCGGCGTCCGGCCCGGTCAACTCCTTCACCACCGGCCCGGCCGCCGGCGGCTCCGGCCGCAAGCCGTTCACCTTCACCGCGATGGGCGACCAGGGCGCCAGCGCCCAGGCCGCGCTGGAGAACGCGCAGATCACCGCGCAGAACCCGGCCTTCCACCTGCTGGCCGGCGACATCTGCTACGCCGACCCGAACGGCCAGGGCAAGCTGACCGACAGCTACAACCCGTCGGTCTGGGACAGCTACCTCAAGCAGATCGAACCGGTCGCCCAGTCCGTGCCGTGGATGGTCGCCACCGGCAACCACGACATGGAGGCCTGGTACTCGCCCAACGGCTACGGCGGCCACGCCAAGCGCCTCGACCTGCCCACCAGCGGCCCCGCCGAGTGCCCCAGCGTCTACGCCTTCACCTACGGCAACGTCGCCGTGCTGTCGCTCGACGCCAACGACGTCTCGTACGAGATCAAGGCCAACCAGGGCTACTCCGGCGGCGCGCAGACCACCTGGCTGGAGAAGACCCTCGCCGACCTGCGGGCCACCCCCGCGATCGACTTCATCATCGTGTTCTTCCACCACTGCGCCTACTCGGTGACCACCAGCCACGTCTCCGACGGCGGCGTGCGGGAGAAGTGGACCCCGCTGTTCGACAAGTACGACGTCGACCTGGTCATCAACGGCCACAACCACATGTACGAGCGCACCGACCCGATCCGCGGCGGCAAGCCGACCCGCGGCGCGGCCGTCGGCGACACCGTCAGCCCGGTCAGCGACGGCACCACCTACATCGTCGCGGGCGGCGGCGGCGCCGGCCTGTACAGCCTCCCCTCGAACGGGCCGGAGAGCTACGCGGGCAACGTCAAGGACGTCTCCGGCGTGGCCGGCGGCTACTTCGGGGCCGGCGGCAAGGTCACCGAGGCCGTCGACTGGTCGCGGGTCCGCTACCGCGGGCACAACCTGCTCGCCGTCGACGTCAAGCCCGCCGCCCCCGGCGGCACCGCCACCCTCACCGTGCGCGGCATCTCGGTCGAGGGCGCCAAGGCCGGCACCGAGATCGACCGGATCACCCTCGCCCGCACCGCCGCCACCGTCGACACCCCCGCGTTCGGCTCCGGCGCGCTGCTGGCCGGCGCCGCGCTCGCCGCCGGCGCCGGGTACGCGGGCTACGCCGGCTGGCAGAAGCACCGCAGCGGCCTCGACGTCCCCGTCGCCTGA
- a CDS encoding DUF6011 domain-containing protein produces the protein MSEQNGSTEPPIPGTAVARRPAPVVRCRRCHRPLRNPESRWEKLGRHCADAPAPTRVYVIDQDHLPGT, from the coding sequence GTGAGCGAGCAGAACGGCAGCACCGAACCCCCGATCCCCGGCACCGCCGTGGCCCGCCGCCCGGCGCCCGTGGTCCGCTGCCGCCGCTGCCACCGCCCGCTGCGCAACCCCGAGTCCCGCTGGGAGAAGCTCGGCCGCCACTGCGCCGACGCCCCCGCCCCGACCCGGGTCTACGTCATCGACCAGGACCACCTGCCGGGCACCTGA
- a CDS encoding adenosylcobinamide amidohydrolase translates to MDEQRAVTVERAGRIEDGACRHLLLWRAGPGWRMAGSGVLGGGLGERHWVLNAQVRAGYGRMDPAGHLAELAAAQGLTGPGMGLMTAAEVDACTWAEDGGVTALATTGIGVPTWAAAPEPAAAYAPGTINVLAVVPAPVSDAGLVNLLTTATEAKVQALLEAGYDCSGTPSDALCVAVRAARPGEPAEPFGGPRSSWGSRLARAVHRAVLAGARTDRERRAGWDGPPTHPAARPDCACDDVLGGGSGGRPGGRPAGERSAGEPSAV, encoded by the coding sequence ATGGACGAGCAGCGGGCGGTGACGGTCGAGCGGGCCGGGCGGATCGAGGACGGGGCCTGCCGGCACCTGCTGCTCTGGCGGGCCGGACCGGGCTGGCGGATGGCCGGGTCGGGCGTCCTCGGCGGCGGGCTCGGCGAGCGGCACTGGGTGCTGAACGCGCAGGTCCGGGCCGGGTACGGGCGGATGGACCCGGCCGGGCACCTGGCCGAACTGGCCGCCGCGCAGGGCCTGACCGGGCCCGGCATGGGCCTGATGACAGCCGCCGAGGTCGACGCCTGCACTTGGGCCGAGGACGGCGGCGTCACCGCGCTGGCCACCACCGGCATCGGCGTCCCGACCTGGGCCGCCGCGCCCGAACCGGCCGCCGCCTACGCGCCCGGCACCATCAACGTGCTGGCCGTGGTGCCCGCCCCGGTCTCCGACGCCGGACTGGTCAACCTGCTGACCACCGCCACCGAGGCGAAGGTCCAGGCGCTGCTGGAGGCCGGGTACGACTGCTCCGGCACGCCCTCCGACGCGCTGTGCGTCGCCGTCCGGGCCGCCCGCCCCGGCGAGCCGGCCGAGCCGTTCGGCGGCCCCCGCTCGTCCTGGGGCTCCCGGCTGGCCCGGGCCGTGCACCGCGCCGTGCTGGCCGGGGCCCGCACCGACCGCGAGCGCCGCGCCGGCTGGGACGGGCCGCCGACCCACCCGGCGGCGCGGCCGGACTGCGCGTGCGACGACGTGCTGGGCGGCGGGTCGGGCGGCCGGCCGGGAGGCCGGCCGGCGGGGGAGCGGAGCGCGGGGGAGCCCTCGGCGGTGTGA
- a CDS encoding TetR family transcriptional regulator, whose amino-acid sequence MTPQRAASAAHASRAPAAGARRRPVQQRSQERYERLLDACAGLLDEAGPAGLTTKEVALRAEVPIGTLYQFFDGREGLLAALAARNLARFLDGLADRVAAAPGPIAVAAFTEHAVDEFVAMKRTVPGFGHLDFGLVDAVPAEVDDAHLLDAELDNNAAVAARLRAIGGELFAAPGYALALRVAMECADAVLKLAFRADPAGDPALVAECKRLLRSYLAAAPPAG is encoded by the coding sequence ATGACCCCGCAGCGCGCCGCGTCCGCCGCCCACGCCTCCCGCGCCCCGGCCGCCGGGGCCCGCCGCCGGCCGGTGCAGCAGCGCAGCCAGGAGCGGTACGAGCGGCTGCTGGACGCCTGCGCGGGGCTGCTCGACGAGGCCGGCCCGGCGGGGCTGACCACCAAGGAGGTGGCGCTGCGCGCGGAGGTGCCGATCGGCACCCTGTACCAGTTCTTCGACGGCCGGGAGGGCCTGCTGGCCGCCCTCGCCGCACGCAACCTGGCCCGCTTCCTGGACGGCCTGGCCGATCGGGTCGCGGCCGCCCCCGGCCCGATCGCGGTGGCCGCGTTCACCGAGCACGCGGTGGACGAGTTCGTCGCGATGAAGCGCACCGTCCCCGGCTTCGGCCACCTGGACTTCGGCCTGGTCGACGCCGTCCCCGCCGAGGTCGACGACGCGCACCTGCTGGACGCCGAGCTCGACAACAACGCGGCCGTCGCCGCCCGGCTGCGCGCGATCGGCGGCGAGCTGTTCGCCGCGCCCGGGTACGCGCTGGCCCTGCGGGTGGCGATGGAGTGCGCGGACGCGGTGCTCAAGCTGGCGTTCCGGGCCGACCCGGCGGGCGACCCGGCGCTGGTCGCCGAGTGCAAGCGGCTGCTGCGCAGCTACCTCGCGGCGGCCCCGCCCGCCGGCTGA
- a CDS encoding DUF1918 domain-containing protein produces MVGDHVHMYSRSVGMTDRRGEIVEVRGTDGEPPYLVRFEDGHAGLVYPGPDCLVEHRTGDGQH; encoded by the coding sequence ATGGTGGGAGACCACGTCCACATGTACAGCCGGTCGGTCGGCATGACCGACCGCCGGGGTGAGATCGTCGAGGTGCGCGGCACCGACGGCGAACCGCCGTACCTGGTCCGCTTCGAGGACGGGCACGCCGGCCTCGTCTACCCGGGCCCCGACTGCCTCGTCGAGCACCGCACCGGCGACGGACAGCACTGA
- a CDS encoding DedA family protein: MSPPLPGPLAHLAPLLDDYGYLAVGVLVFLDSCLIPVPGQTILVLAAVYAGAGQLSAAALLLVAVSAAFAGNTLAYVLGRTGGTAAVHRWGRYVRLTPERMERAESFFRHRGALVVTGARFVDGLRQTNGLIAGTTEMPWRRFLPANALGAALWAGVWTAVGYFAGDNIDALYRQAVRYQVLLFAVVAVLLALFAVRTWLRRRHRRTPAARIPHQPGQEDQNDRSTDRDTDRDTDGPDRA, encoded by the coding sequence TTGTCGCCGCCGCTGCCCGGCCCGCTGGCCCACCTCGCCCCGCTGCTCGACGACTACGGCTACCTCGCGGTCGGGGTGCTGGTCTTCCTCGACAGCTGCCTGATCCCGGTGCCCGGCCAGACCATCCTGGTGCTGGCCGCCGTGTACGCGGGCGCGGGGCAGCTGTCGGCGGCCGCGCTGCTGCTGGTCGCGGTGTCGGCGGCGTTCGCGGGCAACACCCTGGCGTACGTGCTGGGCCGCACCGGCGGCACCGCCGCCGTCCACCGCTGGGGCCGGTACGTGCGGCTCACCCCGGAGCGGATGGAACGCGCCGAGTCCTTCTTCCGCCACCGCGGCGCGCTGGTCGTCACCGGCGCCCGCTTCGTCGACGGCCTGCGCCAGACCAACGGGCTGATCGCGGGCACCACCGAGATGCCCTGGCGGCGCTTCCTGCCCGCCAACGCGCTGGGCGCGGCGCTGTGGGCGGGCGTCTGGACGGCGGTCGGCTACTTCGCCGGCGACAACATCGACGCCCTCTACCGCCAGGCCGTCCGCTACCAGGTGCTGCTGTTCGCCGTCGTCGCCGTCCTGCTGGCCCTGTTCGCCGTCCGCACCTGGCTGCGCCGCCGCCACCGGAGGACCCCGGCCGCCCGCATCCCGCACCAGCCCGGGCAGGAGGACCAGAACGACCGGAGCACGGACCGCGACACCGACCGCGACACCGACGGGCCGGACCGGGCCTGA
- a CDS encoding PIG-L deacetylase family protein, with amino-acid sequence MSSDPTEQAPPPYRHLDEDWRTALAIIPHPDDMEYGAAAAIARWTGQGKRISYLMVTSGEAGIDGMAPEQCRPVREREQVESARIVGVDTVEFLGYPDGVVEYGLPLRRDLARAIRRHRPDIVITANYRETYGGVFPNQADHIAVGRAALDAVRDAGNRWIFRELTAEGHQPWNGVRQLWAAASPDGRHAADITDTFDTGVASLEAHRAYLDGLGASGGEMADAAEFLEGVGREAGARLGTRYAAAFEVVPLG; translated from the coding sequence ATGAGCAGCGACCCGACCGAGCAGGCCCCGCCCCCGTACCGGCACCTCGACGAGGACTGGCGGACCGCGCTCGCGATCATCCCGCACCCCGACGACATGGAGTACGGCGCCGCCGCCGCCATCGCCCGCTGGACCGGCCAGGGCAAGCGGATCAGCTACCTGATGGTCACCAGCGGCGAGGCCGGCATCGACGGCATGGCCCCCGAGCAGTGCCGCCCCGTCCGGGAGCGCGAGCAGGTCGAGTCGGCCCGGATCGTCGGCGTCGACACCGTCGAGTTCCTCGGCTACCCCGACGGCGTCGTCGAGTACGGGCTGCCGCTCCGCCGCGACCTGGCCCGGGCGATCCGCCGGCACCGCCCCGACATCGTCATCACCGCCAACTACCGGGAGACCTACGGCGGCGTCTTCCCCAACCAGGCCGACCACATCGCCGTCGGCCGGGCCGCCCTCGACGCCGTCCGCGACGCCGGCAACCGCTGGATCTTCCGCGAACTCACCGCCGAGGGCCACCAGCCCTGGAACGGCGTCCGCCAACTCTGGGCCGCCGCCTCCCCCGACGGCCGGCACGCCGCCGACATCACCGACACCTTCGACACCGGCGTCGCCTCGCTGGAGGCCCACCGCGCCTACCTCGACGGCCTCGGCGCCTCAGGCGGCGAGATGGCCGACGCCGCCGAGTTCCTGGAGGGCGTCGGCCGCGAGGCCGGCGCCCGGCTCGGCACCCGGTACGCGGCCGCCTTCGAGGTGGTCCCGCTCGGCTGA
- a CDS encoding NADPH-dependent F420 reductase, with protein sequence MRIGIIGTGAVGQTLGGKLVALGHEVTLGSRSKGNAAAEDWAARTGPLAHPGTFAEAAAFGELVINATSGTVALAAVELAGADNLAGKTLLDVSNPLVFGPDGQVTLDPVNDDSVGERLQRALPDTKVVKALNTVNNEVMVDPGRVPGEHQLFIAGDDADAKARVTALLGEFGWPADAVLDLGGIDGARALEMLMPFWLRLMRHYGHADFNYAIRTAR encoded by the coding sequence ATGCGCATCGGAATCATCGGCACCGGAGCGGTCGGCCAGACCCTGGGCGGCAAGCTGGTCGCCCTCGGCCACGAGGTCACCCTCGGCTCGCGCAGCAAGGGCAACGCCGCCGCCGAGGACTGGGCGGCCCGCACCGGCCCGCTCGCCCACCCCGGCACCTTCGCCGAGGCCGCGGCCTTCGGCGAACTCGTCATCAACGCCACCAGCGGCACCGTCGCCCTCGCCGCCGTCGAACTCGCCGGCGCCGACAACCTGGCCGGCAAGACCCTGCTGGACGTCTCCAACCCGCTGGTCTTCGGCCCGGACGGCCAGGTCACCCTCGATCCCGTCAACGACGACAGCGTCGGCGAGCGCCTCCAGCGCGCCCTGCCCGACACCAAGGTCGTCAAGGCGCTCAACACCGTCAACAACGAGGTCATGGTCGACCCCGGCCGCGTCCCCGGCGAGCACCAGCTGTTCATCGCCGGCGACGACGCCGACGCCAAGGCCCGGGTCACCGCCCTGCTCGGCGAGTTCGGCTGGCCCGCCGACGCCGTCCTCGACCTCGGCGGCATCGACGGCGCCCGCGCCCTGGAGATGCTGATGCCGTTCTGGCTGCGCCTGATGCGCCACTACGGCCACGCCGACTTCAACTACGCGATCCGCACCGCGCGCTGA